In Methanosarcina siciliae T4/M, one genomic interval encodes:
- a CDS encoding ABC transporter ATP-binding protein, protein MVKLQVKDLVFGYTGTNILKDVCLEIGASSLVSIVGPNGAGKSTLLKCIDRILNVKTGKIIVDDKDIKQMGRLEVAKNLAYVPQSSNRVFPTSVFETVMMGRRPHLSWFDGKKDEEKVWEVLEMLGIEDLSLSIFNELSGGQQQKVLIARALVQETGVILLDEPTSNLDIWHQLDVMETVRKLVREKQVTAIMAVHDLNLASRYSESIIMMQQGKIIAAGSPCAVLTSENIAEVYGVEARISTHAEVPYVVPLRQLEIA, encoded by the coding sequence ATGGTAAAGTTGCAGGTAAAAGACTTAGTCTTCGGGTATACGGGCACTAATATCCTGAAAGATGTCTGCCTTGAGATCGGGGCTTCGAGCCTGGTCAGCATTGTAGGCCCCAACGGGGCCGGAAAGTCTACACTTTTGAAATGTATCGACAGGATCCTTAATGTAAAAACCGGGAAGATTATTGTTGACGACAAGGACATTAAGCAGATGGGTCGGCTGGAAGTTGCAAAAAACCTGGCTTATGTTCCCCAGAGTTCGAACCGGGTATTCCCTACTTCCGTTTTTGAGACAGTGATGATGGGAAGACGCCCTCATCTCAGCTGGTTCGACGGCAAAAAAGATGAAGAAAAAGTCTGGGAAGTTCTGGAAATGCTTGGGATCGAAGACCTGTCTCTCTCTATTTTCAATGAACTGTCGGGGGGGCAGCAGCAGAAAGTTTTGATTGCAAGGGCTCTTGTTCAGGAGACAGGAGTAATTCTCCTGGATGAGCCGACCAGCAACCTTGATATCTGGCACCAGCTGGACGTTATGGAAACTGTACGGAAGCTTGTACGGGAAAAACAGGTCACAGCAATCATGGCAGTCCATGACCTGAACCTGGCTTCCAGATATTCGGAGAGTATAATTATGATGCAGCAGGGAAAAATCATTGCTGCAGGTTCCCCGTGTGCGGTGCTCACCTCCGAAAACATAGCAGAGGTCTACGGGGTTGAAGCTCGTATAAGTACACATGCCGAAGTCCCGTATGTCGTGCCTCTGAGGCAGCTTGAAATCGCCTGA
- a CDS encoding FecCD family ABC transporter permease — protein MGSFPGKPTPGMEGTFSSRSAYRRYVGKKLLFMVFLLFLVVFLSGFIITIGPLDISVLEVYRILLDRFIPGYFATDSLPVQIVWNIRFPRIVGGLLAGFGLGVCGCVMQAVLKNPMASPFTLGISAGAHFGVAVAAVLGVGIISGPYLLVGNAFLFAMLCSLFIISLSSLRGASSETLILAGIAVNYLFSALSSLFQYFATDEQLRIMVSWGMGDLSAFSWRNFPLMFGLFAVCLPFIYLKAGDLNIMTAGDESAKSLGVDANRVRIFSMLLASLLVATIVCFTGTIAFIGLVAPHMARMVIGSNHRYLFPASGILGALILISADALGMNIIRPTIIPTGIASSLLGVPFFMYLILKRKRKEFW, from the coding sequence ATGGGAAGCTTTCCGGGAAAGCCGACCCCGGGTATGGAAGGAACTTTTTCCAGCAGGTCAGCCTACCGCCGCTATGTAGGGAAAAAGCTTCTTTTCATGGTCTTTCTCCTTTTTCTGGTCGTATTCCTCTCAGGTTTCATCATAACAATAGGCCCTCTTGATATTTCAGTCCTTGAAGTCTACCGCATCCTGCTTGACAGGTTTATCCCCGGCTACTTTGCCACGGATAGCCTCCCTGTCCAGATTGTGTGGAACATCCGTTTCCCCAGGATAGTGGGCGGGCTTCTTGCAGGGTTCGGGCTTGGAGTCTGCGGCTGTGTGATGCAGGCTGTCCTGAAAAACCCAATGGCAAGCCCCTTTACTCTCGGGATTTCCGCAGGGGCTCATTTCGGGGTTGCGGTTGCAGCCGTTCTCGGAGTTGGAATCATAAGTGGGCCCTACCTGCTGGTGGGAAATGCATTTTTGTTTGCCATGCTCTGTTCTCTTTTTATCATATCTCTTTCAAGCCTTAGAGGGGCAAGTTCCGAGACTCTGATTCTTGCAGGCATAGCTGTAAATTACCTTTTCAGTGCACTCAGCAGCCTTTTTCAGTACTTTGCAACTGATGAACAGCTCAGGATTATGGTAAGCTGGGGTATGGGAGATCTTTCGGCTTTTTCCTGGAGGAACTTTCCTCTGATGTTTGGTCTCTTTGCAGTTTGCTTACCCTTTATTTACCTGAAGGCAGGAGACCTGAACATTATGACCGCAGGAGACGAGAGCGCAAAAAGCCTTGGGGTCGATGCAAACAGGGTCAGGATATTCAGTATGCTGCTTGCAAGTCTGCTTGTGGCAACAATTGTCTGCTTTACGGGCACAATTGCCTTTATCGGACTCGTTGCTCCCCACATGGCCCGGATGGTCATTGGGTCCAACCACAGGTATTTGTTCCCTGCTTCCGGCATTCTGGGAGCTCTTATCCTGATTTCTGCTGATGCTCTGGGTATGAACATCATAAGGCCTACGATTATTCCCACAGGCATTGCCAGTTCGCTTCTTGGAGTCCCATTTTTCATGTACCTCATCCTGAAAAGGAAAAGAAAAGAATTCTGGTGA
- a CDS encoding iron ABC transporter substrate-binding protein — MKRTFLRFTLLLLFLTPLLLLMNPAAASSTQLPCAGEDNEISKEELSAVVCAYMLGDESYSLDDIGDAAFVYIFWDGRPKTLTDMSDRQVTFYRPVERIITTNPDNSRIVIALGDLEKMVSTDEATRGSSVLPKDEEGNKLAPKAWEALQIYGGGQLDELPETNTRREIDYETMALLKPDVVFDSLGYNRGDLVEEKVGCPCVDADFGFTFEENYIQIRLLGEVLDREAEAEDLENFVQSKVDMVKSVTDQLDESEIPTVYFAPRGAKKGFYDSVEGRDFTRTEAVYEPLTIAGGNNLAKDCTGENINVAPEQIVAWAPEYIFVAWSSWDNQTGKDFVMETPELSGIPAVKNGNVYDCFYPYSRGRPLDRSLLNMMYMAKCLHPEEFKDLDLEKEGNDIYKKLFGVDGVFTAITDYQEFPKDVY, encoded by the coding sequence ATGAAGAGGACCTTTTTGCGCTTTACCCTGCTGTTGTTGTTTTTAACTCCTTTACTGCTCCTGATGAACCCTGCTGCTGCGTCCTCGACTCAACTCCCCTGTGCCGGGGAGGACAACGAGATAAGTAAAGAAGAACTCTCGGCTGTTGTCTGTGCCTACATGCTCGGGGACGAAAGCTATTCCCTGGACGATATCGGAGATGCGGCTTTCGTTTATATATTCTGGGATGGAAGGCCAAAAACGCTTACTGACATGAGCGACCGCCAGGTGACTTTTTACAGGCCTGTCGAGAGGATCATAACTACGAATCCTGACAATTCCAGAATAGTTATCGCGTTAGGGGATCTGGAAAAAATGGTGTCAACGGATGAGGCCACAAGGGGAAGCAGCGTACTCCCGAAGGATGAGGAAGGAAACAAGCTTGCCCCCAAAGCCTGGGAGGCTTTGCAAATTTACGGTGGCGGTCAGCTTGATGAACTTCCCGAAACTAATACGCGTCGTGAGATTGATTATGAGACTATGGCTCTTCTGAAACCTGATGTGGTCTTCGATAGCCTTGGGTACAACCGTGGAGACCTGGTGGAAGAAAAGGTCGGATGCCCTTGTGTGGATGCTGATTTCGGTTTTACCTTTGAGGAGAACTATATCCAGATTCGTCTCCTGGGTGAGGTGCTTGACAGGGAAGCGGAGGCAGAAGACCTTGAAAACTTTGTCCAGTCTAAAGTTGATATGGTAAAATCCGTGACAGACCAGCTTGACGAAAGTGAAATCCCGACCGTTTACTTCGCTCCCAGAGGAGCAAAAAAGGGGTTCTACGATTCCGTAGAAGGCAGGGACTTTACAAGGACAGAAGCAGTGTATGAACCCCTTACCATTGCAGGGGGAAACAACCTTGCAAAGGACTGTACCGGAGAAAATATCAACGTAGCCCCTGAACAGATCGTTGCCTGGGCTCCTGAATATATTTTCGTTGCCTGGAGCAGCTGGGATAACCAGACCGGCAAAGACTTCGTAATGGAAACCCCGGAACTGTCCGGGATCCCTGCTGTGAAAAACGGGAATGTGTACGACTGCTTCTACCCTTATTCCAGAGGCCGGCCTCTTGACCGCAGCCTTTTGAACATGATGTATATGGCCAAGTGCCTCCACCCCGAGGAATTCAAAGACCTTGACCTGGAAAAGGAAGGGAACGACATATATAAAAAACTTTTTGGAGTTGACGGAGTCTTTACGGCCATCACTGATTATCAGGAGTTTCCCAAAGATGTTTACTGA
- a CDS encoding ATP-binding protein, producing the protein MKVLVCGKGGSGKSTITALLAKEMSRKGYNVLVVDSDESNFGLHRQLGVEMPEDFMNYLGGKKALGEKMMKAFQSGEAASIFDEKWGISEIPETYTVSNGNIKMMVVGKIHDFGEGCACPMGALAKHLLKNIETTSEDLVLVDTEAGIEHFGRGVEEGCDLLLMVLDPSYESIRLSEKIRQLAEIAGKPLYFILNRADKIGTHFMLETVDKTHVLASVPSDMDVFRAGFAGEELNVDLPEIGAVADFLISGDWT; encoded by the coding sequence ATGAAAGTTCTTGTATGCGGAAAAGGTGGAAGTGGCAAAAGTACGATTACTGCCCTGCTTGCAAAGGAAATGTCAAGAAAGGGGTACAATGTGCTCGTGGTGGACAGCGATGAGTCGAACTTCGGGCTGCACAGGCAGCTTGGGGTTGAAATGCCGGAAGATTTCATGAATTACCTGGGAGGAAAGAAGGCCCTGGGAGAAAAAATGATGAAAGCTTTTCAGAGTGGGGAAGCTGCAAGCATTTTTGATGAGAAATGGGGAATATCTGAAATTCCTGAGACTTACACGGTGTCGAATGGGAACATAAAAATGATGGTTGTAGGAAAAATTCATGATTTCGGGGAGGGATGCGCCTGTCCTATGGGTGCGCTGGCAAAGCACCTGCTGAAAAACATTGAAACCACATCCGAAGACCTGGTGCTTGTGGACACCGAAGCTGGTATCGAGCATTTCGGGAGAGGTGTTGAGGAGGGTTGTGACCTTTTACTGATGGTGCTTGATCCTTCCTATGAATCCATAAGGCTTTCAGAGAAAATAAGACAGCTTGCAGAAATAGCCGGAAAACCCCTGTATTTCATTCTCAACCGTGCGGACAAAATCGGGACCCATTTTATGCTTGAAACCGTGGATAAGACTCATGTCCTGGCTTCAGTGCCATCGGATATGGATGTTTTCCGGGCAGGGTTTGCAGGAGAAGAGCTGAACGTGGACCTCCCGGAAATAGGAGCTGTTGCCGATTTCCTTATTTCCGGGGACTGGACCTGA
- the amrS gene encoding AmmeMemoRadiSam system radical SAM enzyme has translation MIQEAMFYEKLEDNRVRCKLCAHRCKINPGKRGICRVRENCEGSLFSLVYGAVASEAVANIEIKPLYHYYPGSRAYSVGTVGCNFRCRHCQNWLLSQKAPEEAFLETLSPLQLVLQAKMAGCQSVSWTYNEPTVWYEYTYDGAKLAKEAGLGTSYVTNGYITSEALEQLAPYLDAFSVDIKAFSEEFYRDVCSAKLAHVLEATLLAKQLGIHVEVVNLIIPTRNDSPDELRELSRWVYKNLGPDTPLHFNRFHPQYEMKDLPPTPVKTLDLARSIAIEEGMHFVYVGNVPGHPHENTYCPECGALLIARGFFEVQEYKISPQNTCPKCGEVIPVVGGYVGEE, from the coding sequence ATGATTCAGGAAGCCATGTTTTATGAGAAGCTTGAAGACAACAGGGTTCGCTGCAAGCTCTGCGCCCATAGGTGCAAAATCAATCCCGGAAAAAGGGGCATATGCCGGGTCCGGGAAAACTGCGAGGGTTCCCTCTTTTCCCTGGTCTATGGGGCTGTTGCAAGTGAGGCAGTGGCAAATATCGAAATAAAGCCTCTTTACCACTATTACCCTGGCTCCCGCGCCTATTCGGTAGGGACCGTAGGCTGCAACTTCAGGTGCAGGCACTGCCAGAACTGGCTGCTTTCCCAAAAAGCTCCGGAAGAGGCTTTTCTGGAAACCCTCAGCCCTTTGCAGCTTGTCCTGCAGGCTAAAATGGCGGGCTGCCAGTCGGTTTCCTGGACTTACAATGAACCTACCGTCTGGTACGAATACACTTATGACGGGGCAAAACTTGCAAAGGAGGCAGGTCTTGGGACAAGCTACGTGACCAATGGTTACATCACTTCCGAAGCCCTTGAGCAGCTTGCTCCTTACCTTGATGCCTTCAGCGTGGACATAAAGGCATTTTCCGAAGAATTCTACCGGGATGTGTGCAGTGCAAAACTGGCTCATGTACTTGAAGCCACTCTGCTTGCAAAGCAGCTTGGAATCCATGTGGAGGTTGTAAACCTGATAATTCCCACCCGCAACGACTCCCCTGACGAGCTCCGGGAACTTTCCCGCTGGGTCTACAAAAACCTCGGGCCTGACACTCCTCTTCACTTCAACCGCTTCCACCCCCAATACGAGATGAAGGATCTTCCTCCGACCCCTGTAAAAACCCTTGACCTGGCACGCTCGATTGCAATTGAGGAAGGAATGCATTTTGTGTATGTGGGCAATGTCCCCGGTCATCCCCATGAAAATACTTACTGTCCCGAATGCGGGGCTCTTTTGATTGCAAGAGGTTTTTTTGAGGTCCAGGAGTACAAGATAAGCCCTCAAAATACCTGCCCGAAATGCGGAGAAGTTATTCCGGTTGTAGGGGGATATGTCGGGGAAGAATAG
- a CDS encoding Mth938-like domain-containing protein yields the protein MKPEINSTSFGSITVKRKTFENDILIRLDGQVKKRRKKLSKKLYGTSHKISLAEAKYIYEKGAEKLVVGTGQTGYVELSKKAKKYFRKKDCKVKLHPTPEAIKLWNKDRGRVIAMFHVTC from the coding sequence ATGAAACCAGAGATAAATTCCACAAGTTTCGGTTCGATTACGGTCAAAAGAAAAACTTTTGAGAACGACATCCTCATCCGGCTGGACGGGCAGGTCAAAAAGCGCAGAAAGAAGCTCTCGAAAAAGCTCTACGGGACGTCTCATAAGATCTCGCTTGCCGAAGCGAAATATATCTACGAAAAGGGGGCAGAAAAGCTCGTTGTTGGAACCGGACAGACCGGCTATGTGGAGCTTTCGAAAAAAGCAAAGAAATATTTCAGGAAAAAAGACTGTAAGGTCAAACTCCACCCAACCCCTGAAGCAATCAAACTCTGGAATAAAGACAGGGGCAGGGTAATCGCAATGTTCCATGTGACCTGCTGA
- a CDS encoding DUF362 domain-containing protein, translated as MRAKNPNENTISKIQRLFDEAGFVELLGADDLTAIKIHFGEYGNDGYINPVFVRQVVEKVRAAGAKPFVTDTNTLYSGSRHNAVDHLTTAIEHGFDFSVVRAPLIISDGLRSQSIAEVEIRQKHFKSVKIGSDIVSADSMIVMSHFKGHIMAGFGGAIKNLAMGCAPAAGKKDQHYPTSPHVVEAKCIGCGRCVEICPVGAASLEGDVSRIDPGICISCGQCMEVCPESAIDINWEEDIPEFLECLTEYAYGAVEGKESRVGYINFLLKITPDCDCVPWSDAPIVPDIGILASTDPVALDQASYDLVNRQKGLVGSALECNHEAGADKFKGIWSKIDGTHQLEYAEKIGMGSREYELIEV; from the coding sequence CTGAGGGCAAAAAACCCGAATGAAAACACGATAAGCAAGATCCAGAGACTTTTTGACGAAGCAGGTTTTGTCGAACTGCTGGGAGCAGACGACCTGACGGCAATCAAGATCCATTTCGGAGAGTACGGAAACGACGGGTATATCAATCCGGTCTTTGTCCGGCAGGTGGTGGAAAAGGTCCGGGCAGCCGGGGCAAAACCGTTTGTTACGGACACGAACACCCTTTATTCCGGAAGCCGGCATAATGCGGTTGACCACCTGACCACAGCCATTGAGCACGGGTTTGATTTTTCAGTTGTCCGGGCTCCACTTATAATCTCGGACGGGCTCAGGAGCCAGAGCATCGCAGAGGTCGAGATCCGGCAGAAGCACTTCAAGTCCGTAAAAATCGGGTCCGACATCGTTTCAGCTGACTCCATGATCGTGATGTCCCATTTCAAGGGGCATATCATGGCAGGCTTTGGAGGCGCGATTAAGAACCTGGCAATGGGCTGTGCGCCTGCGGCAGGCAAAAAGGACCAGCATTATCCGACAAGCCCGCATGTTGTCGAAGCAAAGTGCATTGGCTGCGGGAGATGCGTGGAAATCTGCCCTGTGGGAGCAGCATCTCTTGAAGGGGATGTTTCCAGGATTGACCCGGGCATCTGCATCAGCTGCGGGCAGTGTATGGAGGTCTGTCCCGAAAGCGCTATCGACATTAACTGGGAAGAGGACATCCCCGAATTCCTGGAGTGCCTGACCGAATATGCGTACGGCGCAGTAGAAGGAAAAGAGAGTAGGGTAGGCTATATCAATTTCCTGCTCAAAATCACCCCGGACTGCGACTGTGTGCCCTGGAGTGACGCCCCTATTGTGCCTGACATCGGAATTCTTGCATCAACCGACCCCGTGGCCCTGGACCAGGCAAGCTACGACCTTGTGAACAGGCAAAAAGGGCTTGTTGGCTCTGCTCTGGAGTGCAATCATGAAGCCGGGGCCGACAAGTTCAAAGGTATCTGGTCTAAAATTGACGGTACCCACCAGCTTGAATATGCTGAAAAAATAGGGATGGGAAGCAGGGAATACGAGCTGATCGAGGTCTGA